In one Pseudarthrobacter oxydans genomic region, the following are encoded:
- the mgrA gene encoding L-glyceraldehyde 3-phosphate reductase encodes MTYSAAENRYESMPYRRVGRSGLKLPAISLGLWHNFGDDKRFDEQRAILRRAFDLGVNHFDLANNYGPPDGSAETNFGRHLQDDFKPYRDELVISTKAGYYMWPGPYGEWGSRKYLISSLDQSLQRMGLDYVDIFYSHRPDPETPMEETMGALDYAVRSGKALYAGISSYTPEQTLEAARILKELGTPLLIHQPSYSMLNRWTENGTPNLYEALDQVGAGSIAFSPLAQGMLTDRYLNGIPADSRAAKARFLSEDAITEEKLDRIRGLHRIAEGRGQSLAQMAVAWILRDQPKGSPVTSALIGASSVRQLEDTLSAINNLEFTADELNAIDEFAVESDINLWKQPA; translated from the coding sequence ATGACTTATTCAGCCGCGGAAAACCGCTATGAATCCATGCCCTACCGCCGCGTCGGCCGGAGCGGCCTGAAACTCCCGGCCATCTCGCTGGGCCTCTGGCACAACTTCGGTGACGACAAGCGCTTTGACGAACAGCGCGCCATCCTCCGCCGCGCCTTCGATCTGGGCGTGAACCACTTCGACCTCGCCAACAACTACGGCCCGCCGGACGGCTCCGCCGAAACCAACTTCGGCCGCCACCTGCAGGATGACTTCAAGCCCTACCGGGACGAGCTGGTCATCTCCACCAAGGCCGGCTACTACATGTGGCCTGGCCCGTACGGGGAGTGGGGCTCCCGCAAGTACCTCATCTCCAGCCTGGACCAGTCGCTGCAGCGGATGGGCCTGGACTATGTGGACATCTTCTACAGCCACCGGCCGGACCCCGAGACGCCCATGGAGGAGACCATGGGCGCCCTGGACTACGCCGTCCGCTCCGGCAAGGCGCTGTACGCCGGCATCTCGTCCTACACACCCGAGCAGACCCTTGAAGCCGCCCGCATCCTAAAAGAGCTCGGCACCCCGCTGCTCATCCACCAGCCCAGCTACTCCATGCTCAACCGCTGGACCGAGAACGGAACTCCGAACCTGTACGAGGCGCTCGACCAGGTGGGTGCAGGTTCCATCGCTTTCTCCCCGCTGGCCCAAGGCATGCTCACCGACCGCTACCTGAACGGCATCCCCGCCGATTCCCGGGCAGCCAAGGCACGTTTCCTCTCCGAGGACGCCATCACGGAGGAGAAGCTGGACCGGATCCGGGGCCTGCACAGGATCGCCGAGGGCCGCGGGCAGTCGCTGGCCCAGATGGCCGTTGCCTGGATCCTGCGGGACCAGCCGAAGGGCTCGCCGGTCACCTCCGCCCTCATCGGCGCCTCCAGCGTCCGCCAGCTGGAGGACACCCTGTCCGCCATCAACAACCTCGAGTTCACCGCGGACGAGCTGAACGCCATCGACGAGTTCGCCGTTGAATCGGACATCAACCTCTGGAAGCAGCCTGCCTGA
- the treZ gene encoding malto-oligosyltrehalose trehalohydrolase, whose translation MTLVNVGPERFDVWAPEARSVTLLADGRQYPMVKKETAPGSDGWWAAPDAPGEGEVDYGYLLDGDGHPLPDPRSRRLPAGVHELSRTFDPAAHAWQDGGWKGKELQGSVIYELHVGTFTPEGTLEAAAAKLGYLADLGVDFVELLPVNGFNGTHNWGYDGVQWYAVHEGYGGPAAYQRFVDAAHAAGIGVIQDVVYNHLGPSGNYLSRFGPYLKQGDANTWGDSVNLDGPGSDVVRQYILDNLALWLRDYHVDGLRLDAVHALRDERAVHILEEFGALGDAVSAETGLPKTLIAESDLNNPRLLYPRDANGYGLAGQWSDDFHHAVHVSVSGETTGYYEDFQSLGVLAKVLKDGFLHDGSYSSFRGRHHGRPINASLVHPAALVVCSQNHDQIGNRATGDRLSQSLSHGQLAVAAVLTLTSPFTPMLFMGEEFAASTPWQFFTSHPEPELGKATAEGRIKEFERMGWDPAVVPDPQDPETFRRSKLNWDEAARGDHARLLELYCSLTALRREHAELAGLGFGGTDVTFDDDAGWLRFRRGSIEVLLNLSDAKVRLENVPGAVLLATDEGTGLDGEALALAPWSAAIVKS comes from the coding sequence ATGACCCTCGTGAATGTTGGGCCGGAGCGTTTCGATGTCTGGGCCCCGGAGGCCAGGTCGGTAACCCTGCTCGCGGACGGCCGGCAGTACCCCATGGTGAAGAAGGAGACGGCGCCCGGCTCGGACGGCTGGTGGGCCGCTCCGGACGCACCGGGCGAGGGCGAGGTGGACTACGGGTACCTGCTGGACGGGGACGGCCACCCGCTGCCGGATCCGCGGTCGCGGCGGCTGCCTGCCGGAGTGCATGAGCTCTCCAGGACCTTCGACCCCGCCGCCCATGCCTGGCAGGACGGCGGCTGGAAGGGCAAGGAACTGCAGGGCTCGGTCATCTACGAACTCCACGTGGGGACCTTCACGCCCGAGGGAACCCTGGAGGCCGCCGCCGCAAAGCTGGGCTATCTGGCGGACCTCGGCGTCGACTTCGTCGAACTGCTGCCGGTCAACGGCTTCAACGGAACCCACAACTGGGGCTACGACGGCGTCCAGTGGTACGCGGTCCACGAAGGCTACGGCGGCCCGGCGGCCTACCAGCGGTTCGTGGACGCGGCCCATGCTGCCGGCATTGGCGTCATCCAGGACGTTGTCTACAACCACCTCGGCCCCAGCGGGAACTACCTGTCCAGGTTCGGTCCCTACCTGAAGCAGGGCGACGCCAACACGTGGGGCGACTCGGTGAACCTGGACGGCCCCGGCTCGGACGTGGTGCGCCAGTACATCCTGGACAACCTGGCGCTGTGGCTCCGCGACTATCACGTGGACGGGCTCCGGCTGGATGCGGTGCATGCGCTGCGCGATGAGCGGGCCGTGCACATCCTGGAAGAGTTCGGTGCGCTGGGCGACGCCGTCTCGGCCGAAACGGGGCTGCCGAAGACCCTGATTGCGGAATCCGACCTGAACAACCCCCGCCTGCTGTACCCGCGGGACGCCAACGGGTACGGGCTGGCCGGGCAGTGGAGCGACGACTTCCACCACGCGGTGCACGTGAGCGTCAGCGGCGAGACCACCGGGTACTACGAGGACTTCCAATCGCTGGGGGTCCTGGCGAAGGTACTCAAGGACGGCTTCCTGCACGACGGCAGCTACTCCAGCTTCCGCGGCCGGCACCACGGCCGGCCCATCAATGCTTCGCTGGTGCACCCGGCGGCATTGGTGGTGTGCAGCCAGAACCACGACCAGATCGGCAACCGCGCCACGGGGGACAGGCTCTCGCAGTCGCTGTCCCACGGGCAGCTGGCCGTGGCCGCCGTACTCACGCTGACCTCGCCGTTCACGCCCATGCTGTTCATGGGCGAGGAGTTTGCCGCGAGCACGCCCTGGCAGTTCTTCACCTCCCACCCTGAGCCGGAGCTCGGCAAGGCCACTGCGGAAGGCCGGATCAAGGAGTTCGAGCGCATGGGGTGGGATCCCGCCGTCGTGCCCGATCCGCAGGACCCGGAGACCTTCCGCCGGTCCAAGCTGAACTGGGACGAGGCCGCCAGGGGTGACCACGCGCGGCTCCTCGAGCTTTACTGCTCCCTGACGGCATTGCGCCGGGAGCACGCGGAACTTGCCGGCCTTGGCTTTGGCGGGACGGACGTGACGTTCGACGACGACGCGGGCTGGCTGCGATTCCGGCGGGGGAGCATTGAGGTGCTGCTGAACCTGTCGGACGCCAAGGTCCGGCTGGAAAATGTGCCCGGTGCCGTCCTGCTGGCAACGGACGAGGGGACCGGCCTCGACGGCGAAGCCCTCGCACTGGCGCCCTGGAGCGCGGCCATTGTGAAGTCCTGA
- the treY gene encoding malto-oligosyltrehalose synthase produces the protein MRVPASTYRLQIRSSFTLFDAAEKVPYLKSLGVDWVYLSPILTAEQGSDHGYDVTDPSAVDPARGGPEGLAALSKAAREHGMGVLVDIVPNHVGVATPAQNPWWWSLLKEGQGSPYAEAFDVEWELAGGKIRLPMLGSDGDLDKLEIKDGELRYYDHRFPLAEGTYSDGDSPQDVHSRQHYELMDWRRADAELNYRRFFAVTTLAGIRVETPRVFEEAHAEVGRWFREGLVDGLRVDHPDGLADPVGYLRWLKDLSGGAYVLVEKILEPGEDLPSEFACEGTTGYDALADVDRVFVDPAGEQALDALDAKLRNSDIPADYAGMIRGTKRMIADGILRSEVLRLARLVPESHGLTVEQAADAIAEIIAAFPVYRTYLPTGAEILKEACESAAASRPELEVAVGTLLPLLLDPANPVAVRFQQTSGMVMAKGVEDTAFYRYTRLGTLTEVGAEPTEFSVPVEEFHHRMLRRQQELPLSMTTMSTHDTKRSEDARARISVIAELPREWADTLDTLRELAPIPDGPYENLLWQAVVGAWPASRERLQGYAEKAAREAGNSTTWTDPDGDFESSVKAAVDAMFDDARVARVVEDFVARIDSYAASNSVSAKLVQLTMPGVPDVYQGSEFWERSLTDPDNRRPVDFARRQEELAKLDAGTLPEAGTETSKLLATSRALRLRRDRPELFQGYHPVTATGSAAAHLLAFHRGSDGAAGALTLATRLPAGLAANGGWRDTAVELPVTMRDALTGAGYGPGAVSVADVLGTYPVALLVPVDGEQA, from the coding sequence ATGAGGGTGCCCGCATCCACCTACCGCCTGCAGATCCGAAGCAGCTTCACACTGTTTGATGCTGCCGAAAAGGTGCCGTACCTGAAGTCGCTCGGGGTGGACTGGGTGTATCTTTCACCCATCCTGACGGCGGAGCAGGGCTCCGACCACGGCTATGACGTGACCGATCCCTCCGCCGTGGACCCGGCGCGGGGCGGCCCCGAGGGGCTGGCGGCGCTGTCCAAGGCCGCGCGCGAACACGGCATGGGCGTTTTGGTGGACATTGTGCCCAACCATGTGGGCGTGGCGACGCCGGCCCAGAACCCGTGGTGGTGGTCTTTGCTGAAGGAAGGGCAGGGCTCACCGTACGCCGAAGCGTTCGATGTCGAGTGGGAGCTTGCCGGCGGGAAAATCCGGCTGCCCATGCTGGGCTCTGACGGGGACCTGGACAAGCTGGAGATCAAGGACGGCGAACTCCGGTACTACGACCACCGCTTCCCGCTCGCCGAGGGCACGTACTCCGACGGCGATTCACCGCAGGATGTGCACAGCCGCCAGCACTACGAGCTGATGGACTGGCGCCGCGCGGACGCGGAGCTCAACTACCGGCGCTTCTTCGCGGTCACCACGCTCGCGGGGATCCGGGTGGAAACTCCGCGCGTGTTCGAGGAAGCCCATGCCGAGGTGGGCCGGTGGTTCCGCGAGGGCCTGGTGGACGGCCTGCGGGTGGACCACCCTGACGGCCTGGCAGATCCGGTGGGGTACCTGCGCTGGCTGAAGGACCTCAGCGGCGGCGCCTATGTGCTGGTGGAGAAAATCCTCGAGCCGGGCGAGGACCTGCCCAGCGAGTTCGCGTGTGAAGGAACCACCGGGTACGACGCCCTGGCGGACGTGGACCGGGTGTTCGTGGACCCGGCCGGAGAACAGGCGCTGGATGCCTTGGACGCGAAGCTCCGGAACTCCGATATTCCCGCGGATTATGCCGGGATGATCCGGGGCACCAAGCGGATGATCGCGGACGGCATCCTGCGCTCCGAGGTGCTGCGGCTGGCCCGGCTGGTTCCCGAGTCCCACGGGCTTACGGTGGAACAGGCAGCCGACGCCATCGCCGAGATCATTGCCGCGTTCCCGGTGTACCGGACCTACCTGCCCACCGGCGCTGAGATCCTCAAGGAGGCGTGCGAGTCCGCCGCTGCCTCGCGGCCCGAGCTGGAGGTTGCGGTGGGAACGCTGCTGCCGCTGCTCCTTGATCCCGCGAATCCCGTCGCGGTCCGGTTCCAGCAGACCTCCGGCATGGTGATGGCCAAGGGCGTGGAGGACACCGCGTTCTACCGCTACACCCGTCTGGGCACGCTGACGGAGGTGGGGGCCGAACCGACCGAATTCTCCGTGCCGGTTGAGGAGTTCCACCACAGGATGCTTCGCCGCCAGCAGGAGCTGCCGCTGTCCATGACCACCATGTCCACCCATGACACCAAGCGCAGCGAGGACGCCAGGGCACGGATCTCGGTCATCGCTGAACTTCCCCGGGAGTGGGCGGACACCTTGGACACGCTGCGCGAACTTGCCCCGATCCCGGACGGCCCGTACGAGAACCTGCTCTGGCAGGCGGTCGTCGGAGCGTGGCCCGCCAGCCGGGAACGGCTCCAGGGCTACGCGGAAAAGGCCGCCCGGGAAGCCGGCAACTCCACCACCTGGACGGACCCGGACGGGGACTTCGAGTCCTCAGTCAAGGCAGCCGTGGACGCAATGTTCGACGACGCCCGGGTCGCCAGGGTGGTGGAGGATTTCGTGGCACGGATCGACTCCTACGCCGCGTCCAACTCCGTGTCCGCCAAGCTGGTCCAACTGACCATGCCGGGCGTTCCGGACGTGTACCAGGGCAGCGAGTTCTGGGAACGGTCCCTGACCGACCCCGACAACCGGCGGCCCGTGGACTTCGCCCGCCGGCAGGAGGAGCTGGCAAAGCTCGACGCCGGCACCTTGCCTGAGGCGGGCACCGAAACCAGCAAGCTCCTGGCCACCTCCCGGGCACTCCGGCTCCGCCGCGACCGGCCCGAACTGTTCCAGGGCTACCACCCTGTGACGGCTACAGGTTCCGCGGCAGCGCACCTGCTCGCCTTCCACCGCGGGAGTGACGGTGCCGCGGGCGCCCTGACGCTGGCCACCCGGCTGCCCGCCGGACTGGCGGCCAACGGCGGCTGGCGGGACACCGCCGTCGAACTTCCCGTGACCATGCGGGATGCGCTGACCGGCGCCGGCTACGGGCCGGGCGCAGTTTCGGTGGCAGACGTGCTGGGTACCTACCCTGTGGCTTTGCTGGTACCAGTGGATGGAGAACAGGCATGA
- the glgX gene encoding glycogen debranching protein GlgX, with protein MEVWPGSAYPLGATFNGTGTNFALFSERAEKVELCLFDEDGKETRITLDEVDGYVWHCYIPQVQPGQKYGYRVHGPYDPASGNRFNPNKLLLDPYAKAVHGQVDWDPSLFTYNLGEPDSINNEDSASHMMMGVVINPFFDWDGDQNLRIPYHQSVIYEAHVKGLTQLHPEIPEEQRGTYAGVAHPAVISHLQKLGVTAIELMPVHQFVNEGTLQDKGLNNYWGYNTIGFFAPQNTYSSTGDTGQQVQDFKAMVRSLHKAGIEVILDVVYNHTAEGNHLGPTLSFKGIDNAAYYRLMEGDEKHYMDYTGTGNSLNVRQPHSLQLLMDSLRYWVSEMHVDGFRFDLASTLAREFYDVDKLSTFFELIQQDPVVSQVKLIAEPWDVGPGGYQVGNFPPQWTEWNGKYRDTVRDFWRGEPATLGEFASRITGSADLYEHSGRRPVASINFVTAHDGFTLADLVSYNEKHNEANGEGNNDGESHNRSWNCGVEGPTDDPEVLGLRARQQRNFIASLLLSQGVPMLLHGDEMGRTQQGNNNGYCQDSELTWVNWDTVDQPLIEFTAAVNALRAKHPTFRRSRFFDGRPVLRGEGERLPDIVWLDPSGETMKPEAWDSGFGRSVGVFLNGHGIQGKDSRGRRITDVNFLLYFNAHDDTVKFTLPADEYAPAWDVIIDTAGQNADTQPVNAGEPLPVEAKSLVVLRAHQVEEVEPDHSVAASLAALTQTSTSETESLTTPMVAEPGKTTKVGSRKSSKK; from the coding sequence ATGGAAGTCTGGCCTGGATCGGCTTATCCCCTGGGTGCCACGTTCAACGGAACCGGCACCAACTTTGCCCTGTTCAGCGAACGAGCAGAAAAAGTCGAACTTTGCCTCTTCGATGAGGACGGCAAGGAAACCCGCATCACCCTGGACGAGGTGGACGGATACGTCTGGCACTGCTACATCCCGCAGGTCCAGCCGGGCCAGAAGTACGGCTACCGCGTCCACGGACCCTACGACCCCGCGTCGGGCAACCGCTTCAACCCCAACAAGCTCCTGTTGGACCCCTATGCCAAGGCCGTGCACGGCCAGGTGGACTGGGATCCGTCCCTGTTCACCTACAACCTGGGCGAGCCGGACTCCATCAACAACGAGGACTCCGCCAGCCACATGATGATGGGCGTGGTCATCAACCCCTTCTTCGACTGGGACGGGGACCAGAACCTCCGGATTCCCTACCACCAGTCCGTCATCTACGAAGCCCACGTCAAGGGCCTCACCCAGCTCCACCCGGAAATCCCCGAGGAACAGCGCGGAACCTACGCCGGTGTGGCGCACCCCGCCGTCATCTCCCACCTGCAGAAGCTCGGCGTCACCGCCATCGAGCTGATGCCCGTGCACCAGTTCGTCAATGAAGGCACCCTGCAGGACAAGGGCCTGAACAACTACTGGGGCTACAACACCATCGGCTTCTTTGCGCCGCAGAACACCTACAGCTCCACCGGCGACACCGGCCAGCAGGTCCAGGACTTCAAGGCCATGGTGCGGTCCCTGCACAAGGCCGGCATCGAGGTCATCCTGGACGTCGTCTACAACCACACCGCGGAAGGCAACCACCTGGGCCCCACGCTGTCCTTCAAGGGCATCGACAACGCCGCCTACTACCGTTTGATGGAGGGCGACGAGAAGCACTACATGGACTACACCGGCACCGGCAACTCCCTCAACGTCCGCCAGCCGCACTCCCTGCAGCTGCTGATGGACTCACTGCGCTACTGGGTCAGCGAGATGCACGTGGACGGCTTCCGCTTCGACCTCGCCTCCACCCTGGCCCGCGAGTTCTACGACGTTGACAAGCTGTCCACCTTCTTCGAACTCATCCAGCAGGACCCGGTCGTCTCCCAGGTGAAGCTCATCGCCGAGCCCTGGGACGTTGGTCCCGGCGGCTACCAGGTGGGCAACTTCCCGCCGCAGTGGACTGAATGGAACGGCAAATACCGCGACACCGTGCGGGACTTCTGGCGCGGCGAGCCCGCCACGCTCGGCGAATTTGCCTCCCGCATCACCGGTTCCGCGGACCTGTACGAGCACTCCGGCCGCCGGCCGGTGGCCTCCATCAACTTCGTCACAGCGCATGACGGCTTCACGCTGGCGGACCTGGTGTCCTACAACGAGAAGCACAACGAGGCCAACGGCGAAGGCAACAACGACGGTGAATCCCACAACCGGTCCTGGAACTGTGGCGTCGAAGGTCCCACCGATGACCCCGAAGTCCTTGGCCTGCGCGCCCGGCAGCAACGGAACTTCATTGCCTCGCTGCTGCTGTCCCAGGGCGTCCCCATGCTCCTGCACGGTGACGAAATGGGGCGCACCCAGCAGGGCAACAACAACGGCTACTGCCAGGACTCCGAGCTGACCTGGGTCAACTGGGACACCGTCGACCAGCCGCTGATCGAGTTCACGGCAGCGGTCAACGCGCTGCGGGCCAAGCACCCCACCTTCCGCCGCAGCCGGTTCTTCGACGGACGGCCCGTGCTGCGGGGCGAGGGAGAACGGCTGCCGGACATCGTTTGGCTGGATCCGTCGGGCGAGACCATGAAGCCGGAAGCGTGGGACAGCGGATTCGGGCGGTCCGTGGGCGTCTTCCTGAACGGCCACGGCATCCAGGGCAAGGACAGCCGCGGCCGGAGGATCACCGACGTGAACTTCCTGCTGTACTTCAATGCCCACGATGACACCGTCAAGTTCACCCTGCCTGCGGACGAATACGCACCGGCCTGGGACGTCATCATCGACACTGCCGGGCAGAACGCGGACACCCAGCCGGTCAACGCCGGGGAGCCGCTGCCCGTGGAAGCAAAGTCCCTGGTGGTCCTGCGCGCGCACCAAGTCGAGGAAGTTGAGCCTGACCACTCCGTGGCCGCATCCCTGGCGGCCCTGACGCAGACCTCCACCAGCGAAACCGAGTCGCTCACCACGCCCATGGTGGCCGAACCCGGGAAGACCACCAAGGTCGGCTCGCGGAAGTCTTCCAAAAAATGA
- a CDS encoding NAD(P)H-hydrate dehydratase produces the protein MISAYTGTQVRQAEEPLLASGLGDALMQRAAHGLANAVFAELKTRGRRVYGASVAVLAGKGNNGGDGLYAASFLAARGVRTTAVLTGDSAHALALAAFERAGGRVRRLSEAAPGKLAAETACADVVIDAVLGTGAQGGLRGSAAGLVAALAELRADGAGKNFVVACDLPSGVDADTGEVSRPVLPADLTVTFGGAKAGLLADPGADFAGRVEVVPIGIEEHLPEPLLRRLEEVDMARILPRPARRAHKYSRGVLGVVAGSADYPGAAVLACRGALAAGVGMVRYLGPPEVADLVRQSCPEVVCSTGTVAENRVQAWLVGSGMGPGDHDQLQRARDAVDSGLPVVADAGALPALPDVLAPQVVLTPHAGELAALLRRLGRGEDREAVEAGTLAAVRQASQLTGATVLLKGATTLVAAPSGSVYSQADGTPWLATAGSGDVLAGVIGALLAQAGSDVGRFRTEGADGDARWAATAALGAALHGKAGTSASDACSGGPIAAGGIADALPEVWGKVSKLSNSGAGKCNSHSQPLR, from the coding sequence CAGCGTCGCAGTGCTGGCCGGCAAGGGCAACAACGGCGGGGACGGGCTGTACGCGGCCTCGTTCCTTGCGGCCCGGGGCGTGCGGACGACGGCGGTCCTCACCGGGGATTCCGCCCACGCACTGGCGTTGGCTGCCTTTGAGCGCGCCGGCGGCCGGGTCCGCCGCCTCTCCGAAGCGGCACCCGGGAAACTTGCGGCAGAAACGGCCTGCGCCGACGTCGTGATCGATGCCGTGCTGGGCACAGGTGCGCAAGGCGGGCTGCGGGGAAGTGCTGCCGGCCTCGTGGCCGCCCTCGCCGAGCTCAGGGCTGACGGCGCCGGAAAGAACTTTGTTGTGGCCTGCGACCTTCCCAGCGGCGTGGACGCCGACACCGGGGAAGTGTCCCGGCCTGTGCTGCCCGCTGACCTGACCGTCACGTTCGGCGGCGCCAAGGCGGGCCTGCTGGCCGACCCGGGCGCCGACTTTGCCGGCAGGGTGGAGGTAGTGCCGATCGGCATCGAGGAACACCTGCCCGAACCGTTGCTGCGCCGGCTCGAAGAAGTGGACATGGCCAGGATCCTCCCGCGCCCTGCCCGCCGGGCCCACAAGTATTCGCGCGGGGTGCTGGGAGTGGTGGCAGGGTCCGCTGATTATCCGGGCGCCGCCGTCCTGGCCTGCCGGGGTGCGCTCGCCGCCGGGGTGGGGATGGTCCGCTACCTCGGTCCGCCCGAAGTCGCTGACCTGGTGCGGCAGTCCTGCCCCGAAGTGGTCTGCAGTACCGGCACGGTTGCGGAGAACCGCGTCCAGGCCTGGCTGGTGGGCTCGGGCATGGGTCCCGGGGACCATGACCAGCTCCAGCGCGCCCGTGATGCCGTGGACTCCGGGCTCCCTGTCGTGGCAGATGCCGGGGCCCTGCCCGCCCTTCCCGATGTTCTGGCCCCGCAGGTTGTCCTCACCCCGCATGCCGGCGAGCTCGCCGCGCTCCTGCGGCGCCTTGGCCGGGGGGAGGACAGGGAAGCCGTGGAAGCCGGAACCCTGGCCGCCGTCCGCCAGGCTTCGCAGCTGACCGGGGCCACAGTGCTGCTCAAGGGCGCAACCACCCTGGTGGCCGCACCCTCCGGCAGCGTGTACAGCCAGGCTGACGGCACACCCTGGCTCGCCACCGCCGGCAGCGGCGACGTCCTGGCCGGCGTCATCGGTGCGCTGCTCGCCCAGGCAGGTTCCGACGTCGGACGCTTCCGGACGGAGGGCGCTGACGGGGACGCGCGCTGGGCCGCTACTGCCGCGCTGGGAGCCGCCCTGCACGGGAAAGCCGGCACGTCGGCGTCGGACGCGTGCTCCGGTGGTCCGATCGCTGCTGGCGGAATTGCCGACGCCTTACCCGAAGTGTGGGGTAAAGTCAGCAAGCTTAGTAACTCTGGGGCCGGGAAATGTAATAGTCACAGCCAGCCGTTACGGTAG